A portion of the Polaribacter cellanae genome contains these proteins:
- a CDS encoding zinc ribbon domain-containing protein, translating into MSNQIRNYTCPKCNCKTYKLGQLRATGGTLSKIFDVQNQKYTSVTCEKCTYTEFYKTKTSAISNVFDFFTN; encoded by the coding sequence ATGAGCAACCAAATTAGAAACTATACCTGCCCCAAATGCAATTGCAAAACCTATAAATTAGGACAATTAAGAGCCACAGGAGGCACATTATCCAAAATTTTCGATGTTCAAAATCAAAAATACACCAGCGTAACTTGTGAAAAATGTACATACACAGAATTTTACAAAACCAAAACAAGTGCAATTAGTAACGTTTTTGACTTTTTTACGAATTAA
- a CDS encoding DUF6370 family protein has protein sequence MKKILFLSLFMIAFSCGNKKEVTQVAEVSCGQCKFGLDSEDGCSLAVRLDDKAYFVDGFNIDDFGDAHDEKIGFCNVVRKGEITGKVVDGRFVASSLKIVE, from the coding sequence ATGAAAAAAATCCTTTTTTTATCCCTATTTATGATTGCTTTTTCTTGTGGAAATAAGAAAGAAGTAACACAAGTTGCAGAGGTTTCATGTGGACAATGCAAATTCGGTTTAGATTCTGAAGATGGATGCAGTTTAGCGGTTCGTTTAGACGATAAAGCTTATTTTGTGGATGGTTTTAATATCGACGATTTTGGAGATGCTCACGATGAGAAAATCGGGTTTTGTAATGTAGTTCGAAAAGGAGAAATTACTGGAAAAGTTGTTGATGGAAGATTTGTTGCGAGTTCTTTAAAAATAGTAGAGTAA
- a CDS encoding glutamine--tRNA ligase/YqeY domain fusion protein, which yields MSEEKKSLNFIEHIIEEDLANGMPKENLRFRFPPEPNGYLHIGHTKAIGISFGLGQKYDAPVNLRFDDTNPTKEEQEYVDAIKEDISWLGYKWEKECYSSDYFQQLYNWAVLLIKDGKAYVDSQSSEQMREQKGTPTQVGTNSPFRNRSVEENLELFQGMKDGKFKEGEHVLRAKIDMADDNMLMRDPLMYRIMYKSHHRTGTDWCIYPMYDWTHGESDYLEQISHSLCSLEFKPHRELYNWFRDNVYEYSKDSYPNPPKQREFSRLNLSYTIMSKRKLLTLVENGIVAGWDDPRMPTISGLRRRGYTPASIRSFIETVGVSKRENVIDVALLEFKIREDLNKTAKRVMAVLDPVKVVITNYPEEKEEILDANYNDYAEGFGSREVPFSREIYIEREDFREQANKKFFRLKLGSEVRLKNAYFIKAESCTKDADGNITEIQCTYDPLTKSGMDTEESKRKVKGTLHWVSAKHAINAEVRAYDRLFLDEAPDSHKDKDYMEFINPNSLEIINAFVEPSLQTAKIGERFQFQRLGYFNVDNDATSDKLVFNKTVGLRDSWKSPLS from the coding sequence ATGTCTGAAGAGAAAAAATCGCTCAATTTTATAGAGCATATTATAGAGGAAGATTTGGCCAATGGAATGCCGAAAGAAAATTTACGTTTTCGTTTTCCGCCAGAACCAAATGGATATTTGCATATTGGTCATACAAAAGCAATTGGAATTAGTTTCGGGTTAGGGCAGAAATACGATGCGCCTGTAAATTTGCGTTTTGATGATACAAACCCAACAAAAGAGGAACAAGAATATGTAGATGCCATTAAGGAAGATATTTCTTGGTTGGGTTACAAATGGGAGAAAGAATGTTATTCTTCGGATTATTTTCAACAATTATATAACTGGGCAGTTTTATTGATAAAAGATGGTAAAGCCTATGTAGATTCGCAATCTTCAGAACAAATGCGTGAACAAAAAGGAACACCAACTCAAGTTGGAACGAATAGTCCTTTTCGCAATCGTTCTGTGGAAGAAAACTTGGAATTATTTCAAGGAATGAAAGATGGCAAATTTAAAGAAGGAGAACACGTTTTACGTGCCAAGATTGATATGGCTGATGATAATATGTTAATGCGTGACCCTTTAATGTATAGAATTATGTACAAATCGCACCACAGAACTGGTACAGATTGGTGTATTTACCCAATGTACGATTGGACGCATGGCGAAAGTGATTATTTAGAGCAAATTTCGCATTCTTTGTGTTCTTTAGAGTTTAAACCTCACAGAGAATTGTACAATTGGTTCAGAGACAATGTATATGAATATAGCAAAGATTCGTATCCAAATCCGCCAAAACAACGTGAATTTTCTCGTTTAAATTTGAGTTACACCATTATGAGTAAACGTAAATTGTTGACTTTAGTTGAAAACGGAATTGTTGCTGGTTGGGACGACCCAAGAATGCCAACAATTTCTGGTTTAAGAAGACGTGGTTACACGCCTGCATCCATTAGAAGTTTTATAGAAACAGTTGGAGTTTCTAAACGTGAAAACGTAATTGATGTGGCGCTTTTAGAATTTAAAATTCGTGAAGATTTAAACAAAACAGCCAAAAGAGTGATGGCAGTTTTAGATCCTGTAAAAGTGGTAATTACCAATTATCCTGAAGAAAAGGAAGAAATATTGGATGCCAATTATAATGATTATGCAGAAGGTTTTGGAAGCAGAGAAGTACCATTTTCGAGAGAAATTTATATAGAAAGAGAAGATTTTAGAGAGCAAGCAAATAAGAAATTTTTCCGTTTGAAATTAGGAAGCGAAGTGCGTTTAAAAAATGCATATTTTATTAAAGCTGAAAGTTGTACAAAAGATGCTGATGGAAATATTACTGAAATTCAGTGTACTTATGACCCATTAACAAAATCTGGAATGGATACTGAAGAAAGTAAACGTAAAGTAAAAGGTACTTTGCATTGGGTTTCTGCTAAACATGCTATTAATGCTGAAGTAAGAGCGTATGACAGATTGTTTTTAGATGAAGCACCAGATTCGCATAAAGACAAAGATTATATGGAGTTTATAAACCCTAATTCTTTAGAAATTATCAATGCTTTTGTGGAACCAAGTTTGCAAACTGCTAAAATTGGCGAGCGTTTTCAGTTTCAACGTTTGGGTTATTTTAATGTGGATAATGATGCTACATCTGATAAATTAGTTTTTAATAAAACTGTTGGATTGAGAGATTCTTGGAAATCCCCATTGTCCTAA
- a CDS encoding DUF2452 domain-containing protein, producing the protein MKKDSKKPDLVVFNEETQQYDASLKPYGTSSSSPVIKPLNTASWKNDGIQRVNKQLKSKFDEVKKEYEALMEKFQYNDLIYNAKFSFEPIFGENYHLYNNKKGEPFLSIIEPEQCSFEYVGSFRLNTDKMWEKIES; encoded by the coding sequence ATGAAAAAAGATAGTAAAAAACCAGATTTAGTTGTTTTTAACGAAGAAACACAACAATATGATGCTTCTTTAAAACCCTATGGAACTTCGTCAAGTTCGCCAGTAATTAAACCATTAAATACGGCAAGTTGGAAAAACGACGGGATTCAGCGAGTTAATAAACAATTAAAATCGAAATTCGACGAAGTTAAAAAAGAATACGAAGCTTTAATGGAAAAGTTTCAGTATAATGATTTAATTTACAATGCAAAATTTAGTTTCGAGCCAATTTTTGGCGAGAATTATCACTTATACAACAATAAAAAAGGCGAACCATTTTTATCTATAATTGAACCAGAACAATGTAGTTTCGAGTATGTAGGTTCTTTTCGGCTAAATACGGATAAAATGTGGGAGAAAATAGAATCGTAA
- a CDS encoding VOC family protein, translating into MYSFLLDHIALSVKNVDESVTFYQKVLQLKEIENTASNSKTRWLSLGEGKQLHLIPRPNLEVKTNKAVHFALSTSNLNTFIQHLKDLKIEYSDWKNTANKDYIRKDGIQQFYFQDPSGYWIEVNNAI; encoded by the coding sequence ATGTATTCCTTTTTATTAGACCACATTGCACTTTCAGTAAAAAACGTTGATGAATCTGTTACTTTCTATCAAAAAGTTTTACAACTTAAAGAAATTGAAAATACAGCATCTAACTCTAAAACAAGATGGCTCTCTTTAGGTGAAGGAAAGCAATTGCATCTAATTCCTCGTCCAAATTTAGAAGTAAAAACAAATAAAGCAGTTCATTTTGCTTTATCTACCTCAAATCTAAATACATTCATTCAACATTTAAAAGATTTAAAAATAGAATATTCAGATTGGAAAAATACAGCAAATAAAGATTATATAAGAAAAGACGGAATTCAACAATTTTATTTCCAAGATCCAAGTGGTTATTGGATTGAAGTAAATAATGCTATTTAG
- the folB gene encoding dihydroneopterin aldolase, giving the protein MGIIKVNNIKLYAFHGCLDEEAKIGSEYRVDVAIKADLKKSAKTDNLADTVDYVHLNRIVKEEMAIRSELLEQVAQRILDRFFREIRMIRKATVSVSKINPPIGGNVEEVVIILTKKR; this is encoded by the coding sequence ATGGGAATCATAAAAGTAAATAACATAAAACTCTACGCTTTTCATGGCTGTTTAGATGAAGAAGCAAAAATTGGAAGCGAGTATAGAGTAGATGTTGCAATAAAAGCCGATTTAAAAAAATCTGCAAAAACAGATAATTTAGCAGATACTGTAGATTATGTGCATCTAAACCGTATTGTAAAAGAAGAAATGGCAATTCGTTCGGAATTATTAGAGCAAGTTGCTCAAAGAATTTTAGATCGTTTTTTCCGAGAAATTAGAATGATTCGAAAAGCAACAGTTTCAGTCTCAAAAATAAACCCACCAATTGGCGGAAATGTAGAAGAAGTGGTTATAATTCTTACAAAAAAGCGATAA
- a CDS encoding metallophosphoesterase, with translation MFIANNNCFAQKESLHESLKKDSVYKAKIKKKEKIVPVYSGNDGPYIINDTLFQVDSQNRLVIIPKFNKDSIIVRVDNKDNDEFSISLERKYRIPKTNYSLPKKMIVISDIEGNYDAFSGFLYANKVIDDNHNWMFGDGHLVLVGDFFDRGKNVTQVLWLIYKLEQQAKKQKGMVHFILGNHEIMNFNGDYRYNRKKYIKAAQEISKIQNKKEALKYLYSVNSELGKWLKTKNIIEKIGNYIFVHAGLHPTILNYKLSLRKINNIARSEFRSKKKSKNSTTKFLFGSKGPFWYRGLFFKTRNYKKITLTELDTILNYYNAKKIVIGHTHVKKLSTDFNGKVIRTDVIHGKEKFSSKTQGLLVENNKEFIINANFTKKPLK, from the coding sequence TTGTTTATAGCTAATAATAATTGTTTTGCACAAAAAGAAAGTTTACACGAATCACTTAAAAAAGACAGTGTTTACAAAGCTAAAATTAAGAAAAAAGAAAAAATCGTTCCAGTATATTCTGGTAATGATGGACCTTACATAATTAACGATACTTTATTTCAGGTAGACTCGCAAAATAGATTGGTTATTATCCCCAAATTTAATAAAGACTCTATAATTGTTCGTGTTGATAATAAAGACAACGATGAATTTTCTATTTCTTTAGAAAGGAAGTATAGAATTCCAAAAACCAACTACAGCTTACCGAAAAAAATGATAGTAATATCTGATATTGAAGGAAATTACGATGCTTTTTCTGGTTTTTTATATGCCAATAAAGTAATCGACGACAACCATAATTGGATGTTTGGTGATGGACATTTAGTTTTAGTTGGAGATTTTTTTGATAGAGGTAAAAATGTAACTCAGGTTTTGTGGTTGATTTACAAATTAGAGCAACAAGCAAAAAAGCAAAAAGGAATGGTACATTTTATCTTAGGAAACCACGAGATTATGAATTTTAATGGCGATTATAGATATAATCGTAAAAAATACATAAAAGCTGCCCAAGAAATAAGTAAGATTCAAAACAAAAAAGAAGCTTTAAAATATCTGTATTCAGTAAATTCTGAATTAGGAAAATGGTTAAAAACAAAAAATATAATCGAAAAAATAGGCAATTATATTTTTGTACATGCTGGTTTACATCCTACTATTTTAAATTATAAGTTAAGTTTAAGAAAGATAAATAATATTGCACGTTCAGAATTTCGAAGTAAGAAAAAATCGAAAAATAGCACTACTAAGTTTCTCTTTGGCTCCAAAGGTCCTTTTTGGTACAGAGGTCTCTTTTTTAAAACAAGAAATTACAAGAAAATTACGCTTACGGAATTGGATACTATTTTAAATTATTACAATGCAAAAAAAATAGTTATTGGACATACGCACGTTAAAAAACTATCTACAGATTTTAACGGAAAGGTAATTAGAACCGACGTAATTCACGGGAAAGAAAAATTCTCCAGTAAAACCCAAGGTTTGCTAGTTGAAAATAATAAAGAATTTATTATTAACGCCAACTTTACAAAGAAACCTTTAAAATAG
- a CDS encoding CotH kinase family protein, with protein sequence MKQLFKLFFLFSMCFGTSFFAQELVAKKGSFGVDTKNKIIVWHVANLEVLKSVNKNATAIRFNKKFNLKETTIKSFSYTNNIPVSNGNNYKLYITKLPLVHLKVNTSKMGNVFKLPFNFSFFNDKNYIESTGGVRYRGNLSLSFPKKSFDLEFWKDSITREKKDVKLAGLRSDDDWILDGLFNEPLRLRSYVATNLWHKIHKPYYLKKEPKAKSTFRAKFVEVFKNNTYYGIYQLSESVDRKQLKLKKKDKTEIRGELFKANSYKGGPDFTKSPENYDNQTIFWNGWVTRYPSDINEFSWKNLVEFSKLVVQGSEEDFIKNIESKFQISNAIDYYLFVNLLKTTDNLGKNYYLGKYDKNEPYFFIPWDLDGSFGVVVDGATKLETEGVLQNGLLKRLLETNLNGYKEKVKKRWTELRLKEFSNEALFSKINEIYNSFTEEKIYEREHLVWTNKLNETTNENHYKYFEKWLTERLNYLDNHFNKL encoded by the coding sequence ATGAAACAATTATTTAAACTTTTTTTCCTTTTTAGTATGTGTTTTGGTACCAGCTTTTTTGCTCAGGAATTAGTTGCGAAAAAAGGAAGTTTTGGAGTGGATACAAAAAACAAAATTATTGTTTGGCATGTTGCTAATTTAGAGGTTTTAAAATCTGTAAATAAAAATGCGACTGCTATAAGATTTAATAAGAAATTCAATTTAAAGGAAACTACAATTAAGAGTTTTTCATATACGAATAACATTCCAGTTTCTAACGGAAATAATTATAAATTATATATTACTAAACTTCCATTGGTTCATTTAAAAGTAAATACTTCTAAAATGGGAAATGTTTTTAAATTACCATTTAATTTTTCATTTTTTAATGATAAAAATTATATCGAAAGTACTGGAGGTGTAAGATATCGTGGAAATTTATCGTTGTCTTTTCCTAAAAAATCGTTCGATTTAGAATTTTGGAAGGATAGCATTACTCGCGAAAAAAAAGATGTAAAATTAGCAGGTTTACGATCTGACGACGATTGGATTCTAGATGGTCTTTTTAACGAACCTTTACGTTTACGTTCTTATGTTGCAACGAATTTATGGCATAAAATCCATAAACCTTATTACTTAAAAAAGGAACCTAAAGCAAAAAGTACATTTAGAGCAAAGTTTGTAGAGGTTTTTAAAAATAATACATATTATGGTATTTACCAGCTTTCGGAATCTGTAGATAGAAAGCAGCTAAAATTAAAAAAGAAAGATAAAACTGAAATTAGAGGCGAATTATTTAAAGCCAATTCTTACAAAGGTGGTCCAGATTTTACAAAATCTCCTGAAAATTATGACAATCAAACAATTTTTTGGAATGGTTGGGTAACACGTTATCCGTCTGATATAAATGAATTTAGTTGGAAAAATTTAGTTGAATTTTCAAAATTAGTTGTGCAGGGTTCAGAGGAAGATTTTATTAAAAATATAGAGAGTAAGTTTCAAATTTCGAATGCGATAGATTACTATTTATTCGTTAATTTATTAAAAACTACAGATAATTTAGGTAAAAATTATTATTTAGGAAAATACGACAAAAACGAACCCTACTTTTTTATTCCTTGGGATTTAGATGGTTCTTTTGGAGTTGTGGTAGATGGGGCAACTAAATTAGAAACAGAGGGAGTGCTTCAAAACGGACTTTTAAAAAGGTTGTTAGAAACAAATCTTAATGGTTACAAAGAGAAAGTAAAAAAAAGGTGGACAGAATTAAGGTTGAAAGAATTTAGTAACGAGGCTTTATTTTCTAAAATTAATGAAATTTATAACAGCTTTACAGAAGAAAAAATTTACGAACGAGAACATTTAGTTTGGACAAATAAATTAAATGAAACTACAAACGAGAATCATTATAAATATTTTGAAAAATGGTTAACAGAAAGATTAAATTACTTAGATAACCACTTTAATAAATTATAG
- a CDS encoding tetratricopeptide repeat protein, translating to MKAFFTKYNLFKTHFPILIVVIFTTFIYWPATNGNYIVGWDDDQQILNNADVLNFSWESIKNYFSTYYVASYQPLASLTFGLEYYFFGANAKVHHITNLIFHLLNIILVYNIINRLFLKKKVIVWLVTLVFAFHPLQTELLGWVSTRSTLLGMFFYLSAVLSYILYIKSHRKRKYIIICSLFFVLSLFTKSSAVTLPLVLLLLDYYYKDRLNLKMVLYKIPFFIGSIAIGLVSLDSRRVLDSLDDFKSYYTFLEKISISSYTILKYVWKGILPNDLVTFYPYPLKIKDAESLDLIYLISPILLILLVILTIYIYLKSSDIFKKQWLLGCGIFIIHIGLYLNFTPFGPTMWAERYMYIPLIGLFICIGLLLTEFLSNKYFKNIIYLGLFLSLGVYAYKSRTQSYIWKDRISLWKNAIKNPNNTYPLQELGNEYQQRKEYVKAISYYNNAIKINPYLPEVYYYRGLAIKEKGDLNYAKIDFERVIKANGSKKAKAFFQRGLLFEKLNLLDSALVDYDSAIAINPKSEALLRKQLLSQINDPYSADIHKLTTKADSLFSKGNFAEALKKYDAILTLAPNLEKAMLHKGMILINLSKFTDANTVLTEVLKNNPSLEKARLSRAYSFTQLNLTAQAIKDYNYVTDVLNNKNGEVLYYKALAYLKANNREKACENLKLSKKKGYAVSKELLEKTCQ from the coding sequence TTGAAAGCTTTTTTTACAAAATACAACCTGTTTAAAACACATTTTCCAATTCTTATCGTCGTTATTTTTACGACTTTTATATATTGGCCTGCTACTAATGGAAATTATATTGTTGGTTGGGATGATGATCAACAAATTTTAAACAATGCAGATGTTTTAAATTTTTCTTGGGAAAGTATTAAAAATTATTTTTCTACTTATTACGTTGCTTCCTATCAACCTTTAGCATCGCTAACTTTTGGGTTAGAATACTACTTTTTTGGAGCAAATGCAAAAGTGCATCATATTACCAACCTTATTTTTCATTTATTAAATATTATACTGGTTTATAACATTATAAACAGGTTATTTTTAAAGAAAAAAGTTATCGTTTGGTTAGTTACCTTGGTATTTGCTTTTCATCCTTTACAAACAGAACTTTTAGGTTGGGTTTCTACAAGAAGCACGCTGTTAGGAATGTTTTTTTACTTATCTGCAGTTCTTTCTTACATTTTATATATTAAATCCCACAGAAAAAGAAAGTATATTATTATCTGTAGCTTATTTTTTGTGTTATCATTATTTACAAAATCTTCTGCTGTAACCTTACCACTAGTTTTACTGCTTTTAGATTACTATTATAAAGATCGTTTAAACTTAAAAATGGTATTATACAAAATTCCGTTTTTTATAGGTTCTATAGCGATTGGTTTAGTAAGTTTAGACTCTAGAAGAGTATTAGATTCTTTAGATGATTTTAAAAGCTATTACACTTTTCTCGAAAAAATAAGTATATCTTCTTACACCATACTTAAATATGTTTGGAAAGGCATATTGCCAAACGATTTGGTTACTTTTTACCCATATCCTTTAAAGATAAAAGACGCAGAGAGTTTAGACCTAATTTATTTAATATCTCCAATTCTTTTAATTTTACTGGTAATATTAACAATTTATATTTACTTAAAATCATCAGATATATTTAAAAAACAATGGTTGTTAGGTTGTGGTATTTTTATAATTCATATTGGACTGTATCTTAATTTTACTCCTTTTGGACCTACGATGTGGGCAGAACGCTATATGTATATTCCTCTTATTGGTCTTTTTATTTGTATTGGATTACTTCTAACAGAATTTTTATCGAATAAATACTTTAAAAATATAATTTATCTAGGCCTTTTTTTAAGTTTAGGCGTGTACGCATACAAAAGCAGAACCCAAAGTTATATTTGGAAAGATCGAATTAGTCTTTGGAAAAATGCTATAAAAAATCCTAATAATACTTATCCTTTACAGGAATTAGGCAACGAATATCAGCAAAGAAAAGAGTATGTTAAAGCCATTTCTTACTATAATAATGCTATAAAGATAAACCCTTATTTACCAGAGGTTTATTATTACAGAGGTTTGGCAATTAAAGAAAAAGGAGATTTAAACTACGCAAAGATAGATTTTGAGCGTGTAATAAAAGCAAACGGAAGTAAAAAAGCGAAAGCTTTTTTTCAAAGAGGGCTTTTATTCGAAAAATTAAATCTTTTAGATAGTGCTTTGGTAGATTATGATAGTGCTATTGCCATAAATCCGAAAAGTGAAGCTCTACTGAGAAAACAACTATTAAGTCAAATAAATGACCCCTACAGTGCAGACATTCACAAACTAACTACTAAAGCAGATTCTCTTTTTTCTAAAGGAAATTTTGCAGAAGCCTTAAAAAAATACGATGCAATTTTAACTTTAGCACCAAATCTTGAAAAAGCAATGCTTCATAAAGGAATGATACTTATAAATTTATCTAAATTTACAGATGCTAATACTGTATTAACAGAAGTATTAAAAAATAATCCTTCTTTAGAAAAAGCACGATTGTCTAGAGCTTATAGTTTTACACAACTAAATTTAACAGCACAAGCCATAAAAGATTATAATTACGTTACAGACGTTTTAAACAACAAAAATGGAGAGGTTTTATACTATAAGGCGTTAGCATATTTAAAGGCAAATAATAGAGAAAAAGCCTGTGAAAATTTAAAACTCTCAAAGAAAAAAGGATATGCAGTTTCTAAAGAACTATTAGAAAAAACTTGCCAGTAA